The nucleotide sequence TGTTGGTCCAGCTTCACTCAACTCGAACTTTGGGGCCATCTTCTCACAGACGTTAAAGAATGGAAAGCGTGTAGAAGGAAGCGAGGACTGGGCAGCAAGAGGAGGAAGCGGAAGCGTCTTGATGAGAGCTCATAACGTTGTTGCGATAATCTTTGGAGGAAAAGCAAAGAAAAAATTCCCCAAAGAGAACATTGGGGACATAAAAGTCGCAAGACCTATAGTTGAGGGGGTTCACAAAAAACCAATGTTCCAAATTATCAGTGAAAAGACTACAAAGTATAAATACAATCCAAAGCTGAAGACTGGTGGAACTTTTGGTGGAAACTATCCAGCTGAAGGCGACTTCGTGCCAATTCTAAACTGGCAGATGCCCTACATTAACAAAGAGGAGAGAATCAAGATTCACGAGAACATAATGAAGCACTACTGGGAGCCTTTCAACAAGGAAGCTATTGAAACTAAGAACTGGACGACTTGTGGTGAACCGTGTCCTGTCGTCTGTAAGAAGTTCCGTAGAGGTCACCACGTCGAGTATGAGCCTTATGAAGCTAACGGACCATTAAGCGGAAGCATAGCACTTAGGGCAAGCGATATAAGTGTTCACGCTGTTGATGCAATGGGCTTTGATGCAATAGAATTCGGTGGTCTAGCTGCATGGGTTCTTGAGCTCGTTTACAGAGGACTTCTCAAGCCAGAAGAAGTTGGCTTAAGCGATAAGCCAGAGTTCAACAAAGATGCCCTAATTCTGAAACCTGTTGAAGCGAGCGAAAAGAATGCAAAGCTTGTTGCAGAATTAGCCCATAAAGTGGCTTTTGCAGAAACTGAAATTGCCAAGATTTTAGGCTTGGGAAAGAGAAAAGCAAGCGCAATTCTTGATGAGAAGTTCAAGGATAGATTAAACTATGGCGAGAGCTTCAAAGACTATGCAGTCTTTACACCTCTTGGTGAAGATGGAGAAATCTGTCCAACAATGTATTGGGCAATAGGAAATTACATTCCGTTGCCAATTCAAGGAAGATACTGGACATTCTACCAGTTTGGAGTTTTCCTTGAGCCCGAAGAGCTTGCCCAGAAGATAGTGGCAAGCGCCTTATGGGAGTTCTGGTATGACAATGTTGGGTGGTGTAGATTCCATAGAGGTTGGATGAAACCAGTTCTCAAAGCTCTCTTCCTCGAAGCCTATGGTGAGAATGTCGACATGGAAGAACACGCAAAGAAAGTCATAAGAAAGCTCATAAACTATGCAAAGAAAGCGGGTTATGAGCCTGTATTCTGGGACAGCATGAGAGTCATTGATTTAGTTGTTGCAGGTGCGGAAGAGTTTGGAAATGAGAAGTGGGCAGAGAAGTTCAAGGAGGACAAAGTTGGCACTGCAAAAGAATACCTCAAGAGAGTGCTCGATGCTTACAGTGAAATTTTAGGAGTTGATTGGACAATTTAAATTTTCCTTCTTACTTATCTACATATCCAAAAATAAAAATTCGAGGTGATATCTATGAAATTGAAAGAGCCAATTATTGCAATTAATTTTAAGACGTATGCCCAAGCTACTGGAGAAGGAGCTTTGAGAATTGCCAAAGCCGCTGAAAAGGTTTATAAGGAGACGGGGATAACAATTGTAGTTGCTCCGCAGTTAGCTGACCTCTACAGAATAGCTCAAGAGGTTGAGATTCCAGTCTTTGCCCAGCATATTGACCCAATAAAGCCTGGCAGTCATACAGGCCACGTTCTGCCAGAGGCTGTTAAAGAGGCTGGAGCTGTTGGAACCCTTTTGAACCACTCAGAGAACAGAATGCTTTTGGCTGATTTAGAGGCTGCAATCAGGAGAGCTGAAGAAGTTGGCTTAATGACAATGGTCTGTTCAAACAATCCAAAGGTTTCAGCAGCTGTTGCTGCCTTAGACCCAGATTATGTTGCCGTTGAGCCTCCTGAGCTTATTGGAACCGGCATACCTGTGAGTAAAGCAAAACCAGAAGTTATTACAGACACTGTCGAGCTGGTTAAGAAAGTCAATCCTAATGTGAAAGTCCTCTGTGGTGCTGGAATTTCAACTGGAGAAGACGTAAAGAAGGCATTAGAACTTGGAACAGTTGGTGTCCTCTTAGCGAGCGGAGTTACAAAAGCAAAAGACCCAGAAAAAGCAATTTGGAATTTAGTTTCCCTGATTGTTTGAATTCTCAATTCCCTTTAAATTTTTCTGACTAAAGTTATATAACGGGAATCTATGCCTTCTCAATAACTATTAGATCGGCCTCGATATCTTCAAGAGAAGAATTCCAGCCACCGACAACATACCTTTTTCCGTCTTCAGTCTCAACAGTGATATTTGAAATAACCTTAGCTTTATCTTCGTAGTAGTCCACTATCCTACCCTCAATTTCTACAGGTTCTTTGCTTTTAACGAACTTCCCTATGACTCTAACTTTTGAATTCATTAAGTTAAAGAGCCGTATATCCCTAACTAACTTTCTTATGTGAATATACTCTTTTGGAAGAATCAACTTCCTTTCTTCCTCATACACAGTCTTTCCGGTAGGCCAGAGGGCATGATAGAAATATCGGTCAAACATGAACAGTAAATTTTCATCTTTAATTATCATTGCGTAGCCGTGAAGACTTGAAGTTCCTGACATCAGGGCTTCACTCGGTGCATAAATTCCCATCTCTTTATCTTGGATCAAAATAAATGGATCTGGAACCTCCCTAATCTTGATTTTATGAGCAACTGGGGGAACTTTGCCTGTTCCATATACAAATAAATCTATCTCGACACCCATCTTTTTCTTCTTCATGAGGTCATCTTGAATTTTCCTCAAGAAAGAGAGAGGAAGAGCCAAAGATATATGCCTCTTGGCATTTTTGATGGCATCTTTTACATATTTTTCAAAGGTTATCTTGCTTTTCACTACGATTATATTCCCTATCTCACCCTCTCCCGGGTTGTAAAGCTCCTTCAGCATTTCTTTTACCAAATTAACTTTTCTGACATATTTACGCTCGATTTCAGAGAAAACTTTTTCTGGATTAACTGCAACTACCTTTTTAGGTCTACCACCGATTGTTATTACAAATCCTTTGCCCATAAGAGTTCTAATTACGTCGTATATCCTTGGCTGAGGAACTTTTGAGAGAGTTGCCAATTCACCAGCTGTTAAAGGTCCTTCCTTGATTAGGGTAAGGTATGCACTAACCTCATACTCATTGAATCCTAGCTCCTTGAGGAGTTCTTTAAGTTCTTTTTCGCTCATATTATCCCTCAGATTATCGCTTTTTCGGTGCTCTTATCAAAGACATGAATATTGTCAAGGTCTATGATTATGCTAATTTCTTTCTTTAACTCTACTGCTACATGACCAGGTATTTTAACTTTTATGATTTTACTCCCCACTCTTGCATGGATTATTGTATCAGTTCCCAGCGCTTCTACAAAATCAACCACACCTTTAATCTTTGCCTTTCTTTTGACGTGCAGAAATTCAGAGATGCCCTCAACAGTCATGTGCTCCGGCCTTATTCCAAACACAACAGTTTTGTTAATGTAATCTCTAAGGAGTTCCCCCAACTCCTCAGGGAGAGGCACTTCAAATCCTTCTCCCTCTAAAACAACACCTTTATCAGTTTCTTTGACAGTAACATCAACAATGTTCATCTCTGGGGCCCCTATGAAAGTTGCAACAAAGATTGAATTTGGCTTCGAGTAAACTTCCACTGGTGGCCCTACTTGTAGGACTTTTCCTTGCCTCATCACAGCAATTCTGTCACCCATTGTCATTGCCTCAACCTGATCGTGGGTAACATAAATCGTCGTGACCTTAAGCTGAGCTTGAAGCTTTTTAATTTCAGCACGCATCATGACTCTGAGCTTTGCATCTAAATTTGAGAGAGGTTCGTCCATTAAGAGAACATCAGGCTCAACAACAATAGCCCTAGCAACTGCAACTCTTTGCCTCTGACCACCACTTAGCTGGGCAGGATATCTGTCCAAAAGCTCCTCTATCTGCAAAAGCTCAGCAACCCACTTGACTTTTTTTCTAATTTCATTTTCTGGGTATTTCTTTATCCTCAATGGAAACGCTATGTTGTCGTAGACTTTCATATGCGGCCATACTGCATAGCTCTGGAAGACCATCGAAATGTTTCTGTCCTTTGGGGGCAGATATGTTACGTCTCTATCCCCAAACCATATCTTTCCCGCTGTTGGTATTTCTAGTCCAGAGATCATTCTAAGTGTTGTTGTTTTCCCACAGCCACTCGGCCCTAAAAGAACCAAAAATTCACCATCTTTTATCGTTAGGTTTATTCCATCAACTGCTTTTACCCTTCCCTTGTCAAAATACTTCTTGAGGTTTTCAAGTCTAACTTCAACCATGTTAACACCTCACTTGAGTGTTATACCCCACATTGTGATTAAATACTTCCTTGCGAAGAAGACGAACAGCATAGCTGGGAGCATCATTATAAATGCAGCAGCAAATTTGTAATAATCAGGTGCAGCTCCACCACTAGCCCCTGCCATTATCGATAATATTTGGGCAGGCAGAGTTCTGTGCTGAAGAGTTAAAACCGATGCAACAAAGACCTCGTTCCACGACATGACAAAGGTAAACATTGCAGCTGCTGCCAATCCTGGAAGGGCCAATGGAAGAGTTATCCTAAGAAATGCCCCAAGTCTCGTTAATCCAAAGACCATTGCAGCCTCTTCAAGCTCAGTGGAAACTCCAGCAAAGATGCTTGAAGTTATGAGAACAACAAAGGGAAGAGCCATTGCAGTGTGAGCCAATGCAACACCAAGCAGAGTATCTATGAGATTCAGCCTGATGTAAAGCACAACCAGAGGTATTGCCATGACGGGAATTGGAAACATCCTCAGTGCAACTATCGAGAGTTTTATGGTGTCCTTTGCTGGGAAGATGAACTTTGCTATTGCGTAACCTGCGGGAATTCCAAGAGCGAAGCTTATAATTATTGTCAAAACTGCCACGATAATGCTGTTTTTAATAGCATCAAGAGCCCTAAGTGTAAATAGCAAAGTATAAACCCACTGCTTTGTATAGTGAAAGGGAATTATCTTGCTAGGATCATAGTAATCAAGCTTTGATGAAAATGCATAAAGGGTCACTACTATCAATGGCACAACTATCCAAGCAACGACCGTAAAAACGAACGTGTAAAAGGCTATTTGCTTAAGCATGAACTTTGTCTTCTCATTCATTCTTTCACCTCCAAATACTCAGCTTTCATGAACTTGATGTACATGGCTCCAAGAACAATTGAAAGCGCAGCAATTGTCAATGCATAGATTGAAGCAACACCATAGTCCTTAATCTCGGTGAGCTGATAGAAACCTTCTCCAGCCAAAATTGGGATATCCCTCCCTGCCAAGATCCAGACGATACCGAAGACCTGCATTGCAAAGAGCGTTCTTATTATTAGGGCACTCTGGATACTTGGTTTCAATAGTGGAATCACTATTTTCCTTAACT is from Thermococcus paralvinellae and encodes:
- the tpiA gene encoding triose-phosphate isomerase; amino-acid sequence: MKLKEPIIAINFKTYAQATGEGALRIAKAAEKVYKETGITIVVAPQLADLYRIAQEVEIPVFAQHIDPIKPGSHTGHVLPEAVKEAGAVGTLLNHSENRMLLADLEAAIRRAEEVGLMTMVCSNNPKVSAAVAALDPDYVAVEPPELIGTGIPVSKAKPEVITDTVELVKKVNPNVKVLCGAGISTGEDVKKALELGTVGVLLASGVTKAKDPEKAIWNLVSLIV
- a CDS encoding carbohydrate ABC transporter permease, with the protein product MNEKTKFMLKQIAFYTFVFTVVAWIVVPLIVVTLYAFSSKLDYYDPSKIIPFHYTKQWVYTLLFTLRALDAIKNSIIVAVLTIIISFALGIPAGYAIAKFIFPAKDTIKLSIVALRMFPIPVMAIPLVVLYIRLNLIDTLLGVALAHTAMALPFVVLITSSIFAGVSTELEEAAMVFGLTRLGAFLRITLPLALPGLAAAAMFTFVMSWNEVFVASVLTLQHRTLPAQILSIMAGASGGAAPDYYKFAAAFIMMLPAMLFVFFARKYLITMWGITLK
- a CDS encoding ABC transporter ATP-binding protein, which produces MVEVRLENLKKYFDKGRVKAVDGINLTIKDGEFLVLLGPSGCGKTTTLRMISGLEIPTAGKIWFGDRDVTYLPPKDRNISMVFQSYAVWPHMKVYDNIAFPLRIKKYPENEIRKKVKWVAELLQIEELLDRYPAQLSGGQRQRVAVARAIVVEPDVLLMDEPLSNLDAKLRVMMRAEIKKLQAQLKVTTIYVTHDQVEAMTMGDRIAVMRQGKVLQVGPPVEVYSKPNSIFVATFIGAPEMNIVDVTVKETDKGVVLEGEGFEVPLPEELGELLRDYINKTVVFGIRPEHMTVEGISEFLHVKRKAKIKGVVDFVEALGTDTIIHARVGSKIIKVKIPGHVAVELKKEISIIIDLDNIHVFDKSTEKAII
- a CDS encoding TrmB family transcriptional regulator, with the translated sequence MSEKELKELLKELGFNEYEVSAYLTLIKEGPLTAGELATLSKVPQPRIYDVIRTLMGKGFVITIGGRPKKVVAVNPEKVFSEIERKYVRKVNLVKEMLKELYNPGEGEIGNIIVVKSKITFEKYVKDAIKNAKRHISLALPLSFLRKIQDDLMKKKKMGVEIDLFVYGTGKVPPVAHKIKIREVPDPFILIQDKEMGIYAPSEALMSGTSSLHGYAMIIKDENLLFMFDRYFYHALWPTGKTVYEEERKLILPKEYIHIRKLVRDIRLFNLMNSKVRVIGKFVKSKEPVEIEGRIVDYYEDKAKVISNITVETEDGKRYVVGGWNSSLEDIEADLIVIEKA
- the gor gene encoding glyceraldehyde-3-phosphate:ferredoxin oxidoreductase, whose amino-acid sequence is MKFTVLKIKLDSEEIKMESVEKEGIYGIIDYALYLHDEVYKTYEVDPYDPMNVTVFGKGPFAGSVLPGAHRLMFVFRSPLYGVIFPSAMGGAAYQFQRVGVDFVVLEGKREKPTIILLQGDGENINVELHEIELEKVIEIWKGYKGEEGVYALTEYLIDNFKDKFDSEFRIACVGPASLNSNFGAIFSQTLKNGKRVEGSEDWAARGGSGSVLMRAHNVVAIIFGGKAKKKFPKENIGDIKVARPIVEGVHKKPMFQIISEKTTKYKYNPKLKTGGTFGGNYPAEGDFVPILNWQMPYINKEERIKIHENIMKHYWEPFNKEAIETKNWTTCGEPCPVVCKKFRRGHHVEYEPYEANGPLSGSIALRASDISVHAVDAMGFDAIEFGGLAAWVLELVYRGLLKPEEVGLSDKPEFNKDALILKPVEASEKNAKLVAELAHKVAFAETEIAKILGLGKRKASAILDEKFKDRLNYGESFKDYAVFTPLGEDGEICPTMYWAIGNYIPLPIQGRYWTFYQFGVFLEPEELAQKIVASALWEFWYDNVGWCRFHRGWMKPVLKALFLEAYGENVDMEEHAKKVIRKLINYAKKAGYEPVFWDSMRVIDLVVAGAEEFGNEKWAEKFKEDKVGTAKEYLKRVLDAYSEILGVDWTI